The DNA region TGCGATGCTTGAGGATAACCAACCACTCTCGGAATATGTACTAGAAGCTATTCGCGCAGGGCAAAGAATTGAAGCATTAAAACGCGTCCGCGCGGAAACAGGCTTGGGTTTAAGGGATGCAAAAATGCTGGTTGATCAAGAAATCGCCTTAAATCACGCCACAAATCCTCATTATCAAAATCCTCCTAAACCGACTCCTCTACTCGCAGTGATTTTGGTGGTAGGTGTGCTGACGGTGGTCACCTGTTATATCCTCATCAACCTAAGACTAGGAGACTCGCCGCGATCGCCCGACCCAGAAGAAAGCAGTTTTTTAATGCGGTAAACGCGGGGAAATCTCGATTTTATTGTGAATTGCTCTGTATCAGCGATAGTCTGGGATTAAACTAGATCAATTACTGTCGTTCTAGCTCGCTATGAAACTGTTACTCGTTGATGATGATCCCATTTTTCGCGTTGGGTTTTGCACAGCATTAGCGCAGGAAACGGATTGGGCGATCGCCGCAGAACCGTTTGACAACGTACTCGGTCAAATCCAAACACCTGCCGCTGATATTGTCCTCTGTGAACCCAGTTGGCAAAGTGACGAAAATTGGCTCAGATATCGGGAATTGCAACGGCTT from [Leptolyngbya] sp. PCC 7376 includes:
- a CDS encoding ribosomal protein L7/L12, giving the protein MLEDNQPLSEYVLEAIRAGQRIEALKRVRAETGLGLRDAKMLVDQEIALNHATNPHYQNPPKPTPLLAVILVVGVLTVVTCYILINLRLGDSPRSPDPEESSFLMR